A portion of the Trachemys scripta elegans isolate TJP31775 chromosome 9, CAS_Tse_1.0, whole genome shotgun sequence genome contains these proteins:
- the SLC25A53 gene encoding solute carrier family 25 member 53 isoform X1, with protein MGDKARMQHGDPEGREEEERRWSSRSYNVGAVSSFLSTLVTFPIYKTIFRQQIHAFSIQKAIQQLRQEGMRRFYRGLFPPLLSKTLQGTLLFGTHDSLLLLLTSNPSEPCTLGERWTAGFLSGLVEALVLNPFERVQNVLQDGRKDARFPNTRSILREFNSYGLKERLVVGYYRGLSPVLLRNSLGSALYFSFKDPLRDGLATRGLPSWLPALVSGSVNGTVTCLALYPLSVLIANMQSQVVGRDLLGLWQSVWSVWESHGRKLTLLYRGGSLLVLRSCLTWGLTTAIHDFLKENTGQKSLVE; from the coding sequence ATGGGGGACAAGGCCAGGATGCAGCACGGAGAccctgaggggagggaggaggaagagagaaggtgGAGCTCCAGGAGTTACAATGTAGGGGCCGTCTCCAGCTTCCTCTCTACCCTTGTGACCTTCCCCATCTACAAGACCATCTTCCGCCAGCAGATCCATGCCTTTTCCATACAGAAGGCCATACAGCAACTGCGCCAGGAGGGCATGCGCCGCTTCTACCGGGGCCTCTTCCCACCACTCTTGTCCAAGACGCTCCAGGGAACCCTGTTGTTTGGCACCCATGACAGCTTGCTCCTTCTCCTCACCAGCAACCCTTCTGAGCCTTGCACGCTGGGGGAGCGGTGGACAGCAGGATTCCTGTCTGGCTTAGTGGAGGCTTTAGTCCTAAACCCCTTTGAGCGGGTCCAGAATGTCCTGCAAGATGGACGGAAAGATGCCAGGTTCCCAAACACCCGCAGCATCCTGCGGGAATTCAACTCATATGGTCTGAAGGAAAGGCTGGTTGTAGGCTACTATCGTGGCCTCAGCCCCGTCCTGCTGCGGAACAGCCTGGGCAGTGCACTGTACTTCTCTTTTAAGGATCCCCTCCGTGATGGCCTGGCCACGAGGGGCTTGCCTAGCTGGCTccctgccctggtgtctggcagtGTTAATGGGACGGTGACTTGCCTGGCATTGTACCCTCTGAGTGTCCTCATTGCCAACATGCAGTCACAGGTTGTGGGGAGGGATCTCCTCGGCCTCTGGCAGTCTGTGTGGTCTGTCTGGGAGTCGCACGGGAGGAAGCTGACTCTTCTCTATCGGGGCGGCTCCCTCCTTGTCCTCAGGTCCTGCCTGACATGGGGTCTCACCACTGCCATCCATGACTTCCTGAAAGAGAACACAGGGCAGAAGTCCCTGGTGGAATAA
- the TMSB15B gene encoding thymosin beta-15B, translating to MCDKPDLSEVEKFDKKKLKKTNTEEKNTLPSKETIEQEKECVKSS from the exons ATGTGTGACAAACCAGACCTCTCTGAAGTTGAGAAATTTGACAAGAAGAAGCTGAAAAAGACCAACACGGAGGAGAAGAACACACTCCCTTCGAAGGAGA CCATCGAGCAGGAGAAGGAATGCGTGAAGTCTTCATAG
- the PRPS1 gene encoding ribose-phosphate pyrophosphokinase 1 isoform X1 — MPARSHQLAVSLQSYHAFLMLARTKKDKSRAPISAKLVANMLSVAGADHIITMDLHASQIQGFFDIPVDNLYAEPAVLKWIKENIAEWKNCTIVSPDAGGAKRVTSIADRLNVDFALIHKERKKANEVDRMVLVGDVKDRVAILVDDMADTCGTICHAADKLVSAGATKVYAILTHGIFSGPAISRINNACFEAVVVTNTIPQEDKMKHCSKIQVIDISMILAEAIRRTHNGESVSYLFSHVPL; from the exons ATGCCTGCAAGATCGCATCAGCTAGCCGTGTCACTGCAGTCATACCATGCTTTCCTTATGCTCGCCAGGACAAAAAAAGACAAG AGTCGAGCCCCAATTTCTGCCAAGTTGGTTGCAAACATGCTGTCTGTGGCGGGTGCAGATCACATCATCACCATGGACCTACATGCTTCTCAGATTCAG GGTTTTTTTGATATCCCTGTGGATAACTTGTATGCAGAGCCTGCTGTACTGAAGTGGATCAAGGAGAACATTGCAGAGTGGAAGAACTGTACTATTGTTTCACCAGATGCTGGTGGAGCAAAGAG AGTGACGTCCATTGCAGATCGGCTGAATGTGGACTTTGCCCTCATTCACAAGGAGCGAAAGAAGGCTAATGAGGTGGATCGCATGGTGCTGGTGGGTGATGTGAAGGACAGAGTGGCCATTCTGGTAGATGACATGGCAGACACCTGTGGCACCATCTGCCATGCAGCGGACAA GCTTGTATCAGCTGGAGCCACCAAAGTTTATGCCATCCTAACTCATGGGATTTTTTCCGGGCCAGCCATTTCCCGGATAAACAATGCCTGCTTCGAGGCAGTTGTAGTCACAAACACAATACCGCAGGAGGACAAGATGAAGCACTGCTCCAAAATCCAG gtTATTGACATCTCAATGATCCTTGCAGAGGCCATCAGGAGGACTCATAATGGGGAATCTGTCTCCTACCTATTCAGCCATGTCCCCTTATAA
- the SLC25A53 gene encoding solute carrier family 25 member 53 isoform X2 → MYNWKCTLCDSCVLPLSPQDSSKCSHPAKTSTDFMTKGEGLRMGDKARMQHGDPEGREEEERRWSSRSYNVGAVSSFLSTLVTFPIYKTIFRQQIHAFSIQKAIQQLRQEGMRRFYRGLFPPLLSKTLQGTLLFGTHDSLLLLLTSNPSEPCTLGERWTAGFLSGLVEALVLNPFERVQNVLQDGRKDARFPNTRSILREFNSYGLKERLVVGYYRGLSPVLLRNSLGSALYFSFKDPLRDGLATRGLPSWLPALVSGSVNGTVTCLALYPLSVLIANMQSQVVGRDLLGLWQSVWSVWESHGRKLTLLYRGGSLLVLRSCLTWGLTTAIHDFLKENTGQKSLVE, encoded by the exons atgtACAATTGGAAGTGCACTCTCTGTGACAGCTGTGTGCTGCCATTGTCACCCCAGGATTCTTCCAAGTGCTcccatcctgcaaagacttcaACTGACTTTA TGACTAAAGGAGAAGGTCTCAGAATGGGGGACAAGGCCAGGATGCAGCACGGAGAccctgaggggagggaggaggaagagagaaggtgGAGCTCCAGGAGTTACAATGTAGGGGCCGTCTCCAGCTTCCTCTCTACCCTTGTGACCTTCCCCATCTACAAGACCATCTTCCGCCAGCAGATCCATGCCTTTTCCATACAGAAGGCCATACAGCAACTGCGCCAGGAGGGCATGCGCCGCTTCTACCGGGGCCTCTTCCCACCACTCTTGTCCAAGACGCTCCAGGGAACCCTGTTGTTTGGCACCCATGACAGCTTGCTCCTTCTCCTCACCAGCAACCCTTCTGAGCCTTGCACGCTGGGGGAGCGGTGGACAGCAGGATTCCTGTCTGGCTTAGTGGAGGCTTTAGTCCTAAACCCCTTTGAGCGGGTCCAGAATGTCCTGCAAGATGGACGGAAAGATGCCAGGTTCCCAAACACCCGCAGCATCCTGCGGGAATTCAACTCATATGGTCTGAAGGAAAGGCTGGTTGTAGGCTACTATCGTGGCCTCAGCCCCGTCCTGCTGCGGAACAGCCTGGGCAGTGCACTGTACTTCTCTTTTAAGGATCCCCTCCGTGATGGCCTGGCCACGAGGGGCTTGCCTAGCTGGCTccctgccctggtgtctggcagtGTTAATGGGACGGTGACTTGCCTGGCATTGTACCCTCTGAGTGTCCTCATTGCCAACATGCAGTCACAGGTTGTGGGGAGGGATCTCCTCGGCCTCTGGCAGTCTGTGTGGTCTGTCTGGGAGTCGCACGGGAGGAAGCTGACTCTTCTCTATCGGGGCGGCTCCCTCCTTGTCCTCAGGTCCTGCCTGACATGGGGTCTCACCACTGCCATCCATGACTTCCTGAAAGAGAACACAGGGCAGAAGTCCCTGGTGGAATAA
- the PRPS1 gene encoding ribose-phosphate pyrophosphokinase 1 isoform X2, with translation MPNIKIFSGSSHQDLSQKIADRLGLELGKVVTKKFSNQETCVEIGESVRGEDVYIVQSGCGEINDNLMELLIMINACKIASASRVTAVIPCFPYARQDKKRQGSANRMWSRAPISAKLVANMLSVAGADHIITMDLHASQIQGFFDIPVDNLYAEPAVLKWIKENIAEWKNCTIVSPDAGGAKRVTSIADRLNVDFALIHKERKKANEVDRMVLVGDVKDRVAILVDDMADTCGTICHAADKLVSAGATKVYAILTHGIFSGPAISRINNACFEAVVVTNTIPQEDKMKHCSKIQVIDISMILAEAIRRTHNGESVSYLFSHVPL, from the exons ATGCCCAATATCAAGATCTTCAGCGGGAGCTCGCACCAAGACCTGTCCCAGAAAATCGCCGACCGCCTGGGCCTGGAGCTCGGCAAGGTGGTGACCAAGAAGTTCAGTAACCAGGAGACATG TGTGGAAATAGGTGAGAGCGTGCGTGGAGAGGATGTCTACATTGTGCAGAGTGGCTGTGGTGAAATCAATGACAACCTGATGGAACTTCTCATCATGATAAATGCCTGCAAGATCGCATCAGCTAGCCGTGTCACTGCAGTCATACCATGCTTTCCTTATGCTCGCCAGGACAAAAAAAGACAAGGTAGTGCAAACAGGA TGTGG AGTCGAGCCCCAATTTCTGCCAAGTTGGTTGCAAACATGCTGTCTGTGGCGGGTGCAGATCACATCATCACCATGGACCTACATGCTTCTCAGATTCAG GGTTTTTTTGATATCCCTGTGGATAACTTGTATGCAGAGCCTGCTGTACTGAAGTGGATCAAGGAGAACATTGCAGAGTGGAAGAACTGTACTATTGTTTCACCAGATGCTGGTGGAGCAAAGAG AGTGACGTCCATTGCAGATCGGCTGAATGTGGACTTTGCCCTCATTCACAAGGAGCGAAAGAAGGCTAATGAGGTGGATCGCATGGTGCTGGTGGGTGATGTGAAGGACAGAGTGGCCATTCTGGTAGATGACATGGCAGACACCTGTGGCACCATCTGCCATGCAGCGGACAA GCTTGTATCAGCTGGAGCCACCAAAGTTTATGCCATCCTAACTCATGGGATTTTTTCCGGGCCAGCCATTTCCCGGATAAACAATGCCTGCTTCGAGGCAGTTGTAGTCACAAACACAATACCGCAGGAGGACAAGATGAAGCACTGCTCCAAAATCCAG gtTATTGACATCTCAATGATCCTTGCAGAGGCCATCAGGAGGACTCATAATGGGGAATCTGTCTCCTACCTATTCAGCCATGTCCCCTTATAA